The sequence GACAACACAGACActtatatattaatatgtacCATAGCTCCACAATCACAATACAGAAAATTAAAGCTGTATATCACTCTAATGCAattgtgtgtgtgcgtgtgcgTGTGCGTGTGCGTGTGTGTGAGTCggtttgggttgggttgggttggttttttttttggggaGGAAGGGGGGGTGGGGGTGGGGGAGGGGGTTTGTGTGTTACCCACGTCGTTtaacaacccaaaaaaaaaaatcacacacacacataattaTCAAAAATAATGAGGGGTCatattgcaattaaaattagaTGGGTCAAATGATATAAGACAAAATCCATACCAACATAccattttgtctttattcaaCCCATCCTTAATCAACCCATCCTTaatataatagtatagatatacATACATCAAAGCAACATTAAAATTTATTCCCAAATACTATCTCAAAttattttcaaacatttttaaaattttttttagagttCCAGAGTTGAGTTGAAAGATTGAACGGCCTTGTCAACACAGAATGAGGCAAGCATCACCCACACTGAATCATACAAGGAACAAACTCGACAAAGATAAGCCAAAAGCTTTATACTGATGTCATTATCAAGCTTGTACTCGCCTGCTGATTCACAAACTGGTCAGCCCATGACTGGCCTCCCCTATATTGTTGCTCATATTCAGTTGCCCAGTCTCCAGGAGAAGAAAATGCAGCaggtttgatttgattgtccTCAATAATCATTTCACCACGGCTCATCTTTGATAGGAACTGGAGGAACTTTGAATTCTGTGCGTCCCAAATGGCAAAACATGCATGTATCAAATTTCTCTGAAAAAGGACTCATGTAATGAGGCCAGCCTGCTATCTTGTTTGCTTTAGTTTCTGATATATATCTCATTCATTTTGCTGGCATTACTTTCGATTTAACAATGAGGTTAGAAATGGAATTATCGGTCTAAATATTGATAACAGATCTCACTGACAATCGTGCATGGTGTTTAAATTCCATATCCTGTAGAGTATTACCTGAAATTTAGGGTCACCATTTTGGGCTAACGTGTTTGCTAGCATGCGGGACTTCTCCGCTGCAGCTGAAAGAGAAATATTTGAAACTCTCGTCGGACCAACTGATGCTAACTGGAACTGCTCCTGAAAATTTACAAGGAATAGCAACAACAGAATGAAAAAATGAGCATTTTCCAGTGTGTAAGGTTGTGCATTCTCATTCAGCATGCAATGGCTGAGAAATACCATCACTTGGGTTTcgaatacaaaattttaaataatgcaGTGATTTGACGAGTCCGAGTGTTGGGTATCATCAGTCAGAGAATGAAAGGACGATTCACCTTTTTAGAGGTGATGAAATTTGTTCATAGAAAAATGCTTAAGCTTAATACACACTCGATCTTTATAGTTGGCGATGGCCAATATTGATAAATGCGTTGAATGTAACACTTCACCATGTTTTACCATTGGCACTACCAAACGATAATAATCTAGCATGAAAGAGAATACAATCTGATCACTTGCTTACATGCTCAAATTCAGATGCCCAACCGCTGGCGCCATGTTGTCGTTCAAATGACTGAACCCACAACTTTGGATCATCACGTGCTTGGTTTTGAGTGAATTCAGCAACCCACCCATCTGTGGGATGAGGCCGAGGTTTCATACCTTGCGATTCATTCCAAAACTCCTCCAGCTCTGAAAATCGCCCAGGCACATGGCTTCTAACCTTGGTATCATCAATTTCTAACGAAGATAAAAGAGCATTAACCTgcaaagaaaaaaattaaacatatagATCTGGGATATCATTGCTGGTTTATACCAGACAGCTCACAAATGAAATTACTTCTTCAAAATGAATGGAACGGATTCATTTCATCTCAAAGGAAAAGATGATTTTTTTCTCTGATTTGGTGACGTACGATCACATCGTTATAGTTATGTAGGTACTCCTTCGCTACCAATTGAGGATATGTATATACGTTTGACTTGACCGATttgatttcatgaattccaaAAGAAAAGTCATGCTACACTGATAAAAGATGTATATAATTGCCCACGAAGATATAGTGCACATCACACGACAATGAGGATAATTAGAACTGGTAACTTATTATTGGACTGGTCAAAGAGGAATCGGTACGAAAAGGATGCAAATCAAGATCAACCGCAATGGACAATGATTTTTTGAATTACCAAGAACAAAACCATGGTTACTTTATTGTATGACGCCGTACAACTTCCATCAATACTAATAATTATGAATATAACCTGTGCATGAATAAAGTCTTCACTCTTATCAGCAAAAAGATGGCGAGCCATGATACTGCTACGATCACGTATGCACTGCTTGTCGCCTTCAGACAATCCTAACACTGGAAGAGAAGCCGGGCGAAAAGGTATGCCACCATGATTACTGTGAATAAATGAGTGCAAAAAATTTGACAACACTCTTTGAGGTGGCCCTGCAAGATAATAGCTAGTCACGAATGCGAAAATTATCAACGATACTTCTGGTTTGAATGGTAGTCAACTTAAAAATACTAGGTATCATTATCCTACCATGTTCAAACATCGTTATCAGAATTAGAACACAGTGAGgaacttcaaaaataatatcaGAAATCCGAAATGACAAAACTATTGTTCTGCGAAAACTTGAGAAGGTTGGAAATAGGAAGAAATGTGAGATAAGACACTTTCCCTGAAAAATTAAATatctttgttttaaaaaaccatgaAGAAAAAATGACAATTAGTGTGATGATCCCGAAACAGTAGCAAAGAACTGCCGTATTCACCATTAAAATCAGGTTGAAGCTGAGATCGTTCCAAAGGAAAGTTGGTTGCACCATCCCTGCCTTGAAAAAGGGGAATTTGAGGAGGCCTCTGTATCTCATCCCAAGCATCAGAAAATCTATTCTGATCCACAGAACGGAATCCTTGAAAAAACTCTGCACCCTACAAGAAGACAATTGGGGTGATCATCCGGTATATCAGCAAAGCACATacctgttttaaaaaaaatgtcaacCTGTGCATTAGGATGCAGGGCATGTCCAAGCTCTGATCCAGGAATATCTGCAATGGGCTCTCCCAATCCCGCATACAAACTGCCATCAGGTATTGTAGTGGCAGCTGTGGGAATCTCTCGCAACCTTTCCTGTTTGGCGacataaatcaaatatttcaaaattaaggAACGTACCAAAAGAAAGTAAGTATATCAGTTCCAGAGAACATAAAAGAAACAGAACCAAGCCACCACAATGGATGGGTGAAAACCATAAGCAGATAATATCTGGTTGCAGCATTTATTACACATAACGATGGATAGAACGAAGAATTAGCACCAGGCTATTGATAAACGATCCTCGTGTAGTTATTACGTTTATCAGTCGgaatataaataatttcagCCATCTAAATTTCAATACCCAATCCAGGATAGAAAGTTTTGAGAGGTTTCTGTCAAATCATGAATACGAATAAATCAGGTAAGACCACCCTGTCCCCAAAGCAATACTTGTGAGTCCTATCCACCGATTATTTCAGATAACTTGGAAGTGAACAACCAAAATCAATCATGCCCCAAAATCTTCGCTGTGTTTACAAATCAATAGAAAACCTGGGTCTTGGAGGATGAACCAGTGAGAACGTTGGCGAGAGCACCGAAAGGATTCGAGGAAGAAGAAGAGCCCGGCACAGCACAGGCGGCGCCACCAGTGACTAGCTCCCGCATCGCCATCCTTCTACTTCGAACGTTGGCCTGCTTCTGCTAAATAAAGGCACCGCCGTTTTCTCCAgagagattaattaattaaattattaataataaagaAATGAAATTGGAAAAGGCTTTCATTTCATCGGGAAAATAAAAGGAATGGGTATGGGTTTCTGTCTATTATCTGCGGGGAGGCGGTTCCGAGGGTCTTCATCTGTACCATGCTCTTTCTTTCTTCCtaactaaaattatattataaaattataatataattatatatattatactgcttaacaataataataattattccaCCAGATAATCTTATTTTCTATTTATAAATATCATATAATTATaactataaataaataaataaacaaacatccataacataaaattaaacaCAGTTATATTAAATGATTGTTTTTTATGATGTTTATTATATTTTCAAACAATATCATTTCATTTCATCCGTATGATCCACaatgtatttttaaaataaaaagtttgtcctatctaaatatttttcttatttaattttcaaggatttaattttaaaatttaaaaaaaacattttaagttttaaattttgacATATTAAGTAAATTCACAAAAACATTgtacacataaaaataattgaaaaatgcTACATATACACATTAAGTTATTTATGGATGGTTAAAATGTGATTTTCTACCATGACTATTCATATAAAAAAGTTTGATTGTGTATTCAAGCCCCtaaacatgcaaacatacaaaatataattaaaaaacaacGACAAGCAAAACTACAAGGTAAGATAGTCTTTGTAAAAAATCACATATCGATGATACATAATTATCAATATTCCGATATCATGTCaacattttttaatacaaa comes from Henckelia pumila isolate YLH828 chromosome 4, ASM3356847v2, whole genome shotgun sequence and encodes:
- the LOC140864352 gene encoding peroxisome biogenesis protein 5, coding for MAMRELVTGGAACAVPGSSSSSNPFGALANVLTGSSSKTQERLREIPTAATTIPDGSLYAGLGEPIADIPGSELGHALHPNAQGAEFFQGFRSVDQNRFSDAWDEIQRPPQIPLFQGRDGATNFPLERSQLQPDFNGPPQRVLSNFLHSFIHSNHGGIPFRPASLPVLGLSEGDKQCIRDRSSIMARHLFADKSEDFIHAQVNALLSSLEIDDTKVRSHVPGRFSELEEFWNESQGMKPRPHPTDGWVAEFTQNQARDDPKLWVQSFERQHGASGWASEFEHEQFQLASVGPTRVSNISLSAAAEKSRMLANTLAQNGDPKFQNSKFLQFLSKMSRGEMIIEDNQIKPAAFSSPGDWATEYEQQYRGGQSWADQFVNQQLTHGPNSWANEFASEREQRGLEENEWVNEFSKLNVNDWSEEFERQIADGTLDDTSPGDWVNAYDEYLNEQSSLKLKSETSRGVYVFSDLNPYVGHPNPLKEGQELFRKGLLSEAVLALEAEVLKNPNNAEGWRLLGITHAENDDDQQAIAAMMRAQEVDPTNLEVLLALGVSHTNELEQAAALKYLYSWLLHHPKYGVIAPPDQPDNLYYADVARLFNEASKMSPDDADVHIVLGVMYNLSREYDKAIEAFQTALKLKPRDYSLWNKLGATQANSVQSADAIFAYQQALDLKPNYVRAWANMGISYANQGRYEDSISYYVRALSMNPKADNAWQYLRISLSCASRNDMLEACDSRNLDILQKEFPL